A single region of the Bacteroidota bacterium genome encodes:
- the rfbC gene encoding dTDP-4-dehydrorhamnose 3,5-epimerase, with protein MQVKVESRQFRDLVVLAHEFFQDDRGFFLESYREDVFRELGLPTTFPQDNHSRSAKNVIRGLHFQWDPPIGKLMRVTFGRAFVVAVDIRKGSPTLGQWTGMELSAQDKKQVWAPAGFARGFCALSDFAEVQYKCTGIYNNKTEGGLVWNDPSIGIKWPVTNPILSAKDAAAQTLDQWLNSPNSAHFKY; from the coding sequence ATGCAAGTCAAAGTTGAATCCCGGCAGTTTCGCGACCTCGTCGTGCTCGCGCATGAGTTCTTCCAGGACGACCGCGGTTTCTTCTTGGAGTCTTACAGAGAAGACGTGTTCCGCGAGCTGGGACTCCCCACTACTTTTCCCCAGGACAATCATTCCCGCTCCGCCAAGAATGTGATACGCGGGCTCCATTTTCAGTGGGATCCTCCGATCGGAAAGCTCATGCGCGTCACGTTCGGCAGGGCGTTTGTCGTGGCGGTCGATATCCGGAAGGGCTCTCCGACATTGGGGCAGTGGACCGGTATGGAACTCTCCGCCCAGGACAAGAAGCAGGTCTGGGCGCCGGCAGGATTCGCCCGGGGATTCTGCGCGCTCTCGGATTTCGCCGAGGTGCAGTATAAGTGTACGGGCATCTACAATAATAAGACCGAGGGGGGACTCGTGTGGAACGACCCCTCAATCGGCATCAAGTGGCCGGTTACGAATCCCATTCTTTCCGCAAAAGACGCCGCCGCTCAGACTCTTGATCAATGGCTCAATTCCCCCAATTCCGCGCATTTCAAGTACTGA
- a CDS encoding T9SS type A sorting domain-containing protein, which produces MIHRICIPIALLICVATQSTQAQYFQQGPKLVGTGSIGTSYQGHHVSISGDGNVALVGGYADNGASGATWAYERVGGVWSQIGSKLLATDAVYPSRQGVSVSLATDGSTAIIGGYVDNGGVGASWIYKRIGGVWVQQGNKLIGTGAAGNAWQGVSVAISGDGNTVITGGYNDSNYRGAAWVYTQSGGVWTQQGSKLVGADDAGSAFQGESVSLSDDGNTAIVSGSHDSSFTGATWAYIRVDGVWHQQGGKLVGSGGVGGGQQGVNIALSADGNTAIVGGYLDDGGKGAAWVFTRTAGVWSQQRNKLVGSGAIGLAQLGRSVSISADGNTAVAGAPLDNGGIGAAFVFKRSAGVWSQYGNKLIGVGGNSNSNIGNTVDISADASTIIVGGEYDNNQVGAAWVFSTAQTSFDIVSVSDIPSDQGKQVRIKWQKSPFDASGAIPQILSYSIWRQSSSGSNRTAKKRDLPEGLLSDSTLLNYDYVTSVPAIQLRQYQTVVPTLEDSTASGIHRFIFRVAAHTSDPNVYFVSLPDSGYSVDNLAPANPSGLSATQIVAEGGGEVVLSWAPNLDPDFDHFDVYRSTTPNFDPKAGQPIATVTNDQYFDPDVSKGAEYYYKVSASDHAGNESGYSNEVNIIVAGVNDQNGIPDRYSLGQNYPNPFNPSSIIEYALPGRGFVSLKVFNMLGVEVATLVQEEESPGYKSIRFDASGLPGGVYLYRLTAGNFTESKKMVLIK; this is translated from the coding sequence ATGATCCACCGCATTTGTATCCCAATTGCGCTTCTCATCTGTGTGGCAACTCAGTCTACGCAGGCTCAATATTTCCAGCAAGGACCTAAGCTCGTCGGTACCGGCTCGATCGGAACGTCCTACCAGGGGCATCATGTCTCGATTTCCGGGGACGGCAATGTCGCGCTCGTGGGGGGCTACGCCGACAATGGCGCGAGCGGGGCGACCTGGGCATACGAAAGGGTAGGCGGGGTATGGAGCCAAATCGGAAGCAAGCTTCTGGCGACGGACGCAGTGTACCCTTCACGGCAGGGGGTTTCTGTTTCTCTGGCCACGGACGGAAGTACTGCAATCATCGGCGGGTACGTGGATAACGGGGGAGTGGGAGCTTCCTGGATCTATAAGCGTATCGGCGGCGTCTGGGTGCAACAGGGGAACAAGCTCATCGGGACGGGCGCGGCCGGTAATGCCTGGCAGGGCGTTTCCGTGGCAATCTCAGGCGACGGAAACACAGTCATCACGGGCGGGTACAACGACTCGAATTATCGGGGGGCGGCCTGGGTTTACACACAAAGCGGCGGAGTCTGGACGCAGCAGGGATCGAAGCTTGTCGGAGCCGACGATGCCGGATCAGCCTTTCAAGGGGAGAGCGTCTCACTTTCTGATGACGGAAATACGGCGATCGTTTCCGGGAGTCACGACAGCAGCTTCACGGGCGCGACATGGGCATACATCCGGGTCGACGGGGTGTGGCATCAACAAGGGGGAAAGCTGGTCGGGAGCGGCGGAGTCGGAGGCGGTCAACAGGGTGTTAATATCGCACTCTCCGCCGACGGCAACACCGCAATCGTCGGCGGTTATCTTGACGACGGCGGCAAGGGGGCCGCGTGGGTGTTCACCCGCACAGCCGGCGTCTGGAGCCAGCAGAGAAACAAACTCGTGGGTTCGGGCGCGATCGGACTGGCACAGCTGGGCCGTTCGGTCTCGATCTCGGCGGACGGGAATACCGCCGTCGCCGGGGCTCCCCTTGATAATGGGGGAATCGGAGCAGCGTTCGTCTTCAAGCGCTCCGCGGGTGTGTGGAGTCAGTATGGAAACAAGCTGATCGGAGTTGGCGGAAATTCCAATTCAAATATTGGAAACACAGTCGATATCTCTGCGGATGCAAGCACGATCATCGTCGGCGGAGAGTACGATAATAATCAAGTCGGGGCCGCGTGGGTTTTCAGCACGGCGCAGACGTCATTTGACATCGTTTCCGTTTCGGATATTCCGTCCGATCAGGGTAAACAGGTGCGCATCAAGTGGCAAAAATCTCCCTTCGATGCTTCCGGTGCAATCCCCCAAATTCTCTCATACAGCATATGGAGACAATCTTCATCGGGCTCGAATCGGACCGCGAAGAAAAGGGATCTGCCTGAAGGCCTGCTCTCGGATAGCACGTTGCTGAACTATGATTACGTCACAAGCGTTCCGGCGATCCAGCTGCGACAGTATCAAACGGTTGTTCCCACACTCGAAGATTCGACGGCGAGCGGGATTCACAGGTTCATCTTCCGTGTAGCCGCCCATACATCGGATCCGAACGTTTACTTCGTTTCCCTACCGGACAGCGGATACTCGGTCGATAATCTTGCGCCTGCGAACCCGTCGGGGCTCTCCGCCACTCAGATCGTGGCAGAAGGCGGCGGCGAGGTCGTTCTCTCCTGGGCGCCGAATCTCGATCCCGATTTCGATCACTTTGACGTGTACCGCAGCACGACGCCGAACTTTGACCCGAAAGCGGGTCAGCCGATCGCGACAGTAACAAATGACCAGTATTTTGACCCCGATGTCAGTAAGGGTGCCGAATACTACTACAAGGTGTCAGCCAGCGATCATGCCGGCAACGAGAGCGGTTACTCGAATGAGGTCAACATTATCGTCGCGGGGGTGAATGACCAGAATGGTATCCCCGATCGCTATTCACTCGGACAGAACTATCCGAACCCGTTCAACCCTTCGTCGATCATCGAATATGCGCTTCCGGGAAGGGGATTCGTTTCACTGAAGGTCTTCAACATGCTCGGTGTTGAGGTCGCGACGCTTGTCCAGGAAGAAGAGTCACCCGGGTATAAATCAATCAGGTTCGACGCCTCGGGATTGCCGGGCGGAGTCTATCTTTACAGGCTGACCGCGGGGAATTTCACCGAGTCAAAGAAGATGGTTCTGATAAAGTAA
- a CDS encoding oligosaccharide flippase family protein gives MSPPIRNTIIRNTLYSILGRTWTIAVNIVLVPYIISKIGIDRFGIWALLSILVGYFALLDFGIGVSFTRFITEAFTKGDGDEINRIVNSGFVFYLLLALPVSLIAFFARGPIFSLLNIDPIAYPDAVTAYYGTLVIFLLSTALSGFSSVLLGLQRIALVNKIAIVVTIPNVVGTVVLLRSGLKLDGLMWTSLISSVSGLLITFLYAKRNLASLRFNPFLFSSKTVKRLLGFGLKIQFAKFSDLITFQADKTIVSYFSGITVVGFYQIGSQIVWRIRDLPLLLLSSLLPAASELHTLNDRKKLLEMYARGTKYLAVVSIPLMFFLAATAHMIMRAWVGPGYDMSANISQILIAGYLCNVLVGVGAAAAAGMNQPDFQWHSAIVTTVANLVLVVILGYFFGIYGIAVASTLSLIVGPAYFLVKFHGHIQVPLRAFASSIMISPFLISLAGCSVLWVANTLFFGSANYGGRLPYLIILSVEAVIFAGTYGWGILRNRYFDEVDRELFVNNYLLTKVQKLVRFSS, from the coding sequence ATGTCGCCCCCGATCCGCAACACCATCATCCGGAATACTCTCTATTCCATCCTGGGGCGTACCTGGACGATAGCGGTAAATATCGTCCTCGTCCCGTACATCATCTCCAAGATCGGTATCGATCGTTTCGGAATCTGGGCGCTCCTCTCGATCCTTGTGGGATATTTTGCCCTTCTTGATTTTGGAATCGGTGTTTCGTTCACCCGGTTCATCACCGAGGCGTTTACGAAGGGGGACGGCGACGAAATTAACCGCATCGTAAACTCCGGGTTCGTATTTTATCTCCTGCTGGCCCTTCCGGTCTCCCTCATCGCATTCTTTGCCCGCGGTCCGATCTTCTCGCTCCTCAACATCGACCCGATTGCATATCCGGATGCGGTCACGGCCTATTACGGGACCCTTGTGATCTTCCTCCTTTCGACGGCCCTCAGCGGATTTAGCTCGGTCCTGCTCGGGCTTCAGAGGATCGCGCTCGTCAACAAGATCGCGATCGTGGTCACGATACCGAACGTGGTTGGAACCGTTGTGCTGCTGCGGTCCGGCCTGAAGCTGGACGGACTCATGTGGACGAGCCTGATTTCATCCGTGAGCGGTCTTCTCATCACGTTCCTCTATGCAAAGAGAAATCTCGCATCGCTGCGATTCAATCCTTTCCTGTTTTCAAGCAAGACCGTCAAACGCCTCCTGGGTTTCGGTCTGAAGATTCAATTTGCGAAGTTTTCCGACCTGATCACCTTCCAGGCGGACAAGACGATCGTCTCCTACTTCTCGGGTATCACGGTGGTCGGATTCTATCAGATCGGATCCCAGATCGTCTGGCGCATCAGGGACCTTCCCCTTCTTCTTCTCTCCTCGCTGCTTCCCGCCGCCTCGGAATTGCATACGCTGAACGACCGTAAGAAGCTTCTCGAGATGTACGCGCGGGGGACGAAGTATCTTGCGGTGGTAAGCATCCCCCTGATGTTTTTTCTCGCCGCAACCGCCCACATGATTATGAGAGCCTGGGTGGGGCCGGGCTACGACATGTCCGCCAACATCTCACAGATTCTGATCGCGGGCTACCTCTGCAACGTCCTGGTGGGTGTGGGGGCCGCCGCCGCGGCGGGGATGAACCAGCCGGACTTTCAATGGCATTCCGCGATCGTGACAACGGTCGCAAACCTTGTGCTCGTGGTGATTCTGGGATATTTCTTCGGCATCTATGGGATCGCCGTGGCAAGCACGCTCTCGCTCATCGTGGGGCCGGCCTACTTCCTGGTGAAGTTTCACGGGCACATCCAGGTGCCTCTTCGTGCGTTCGCCTCGTCCATCATGATTTCACCCTTCCTTATTTCGCTTGCGGGCTGTTCGGTGCTCTGGGTCGCGAATACGCTCTTCTTCGGTTCGGCGAACTACGGGGGGAGGCTGCCCTACCTGATCATTCTGTCGGTGGAAGCGGTGATCTTTGCGGGGACCTACGGGTGGGGTATCCTGCGGAACCGCTACTTCGATGAGGTCGATAGGGAACTCTTCGTCAACAACTATCTGCTGACGAAGGTCCAAAAACTCGTACGCTTCTCATCGTGA
- a CDS encoding glycosyltransferase family 2 protein encodes MDPQAPGVAVVLLSWNGIGLIAPCLSSLLEQTYRNYRVLFVDNGSTDGSADFVRSTFPGVEVLALTPNCGFARGSNLGIAEVLKDPSVQYVLLLSIDTRVDAHFIAELVDAAGSDERIGSCQAKTLLMDTPTIIDAVGITFDKNGDPIQLGWQEPDNGAYDRKMEVFGANAGATLYRASMLREIELFDEDFFMYYEDVDLVLRARLAGWKCFFAPKAIVYHKHSHAYGNTSPFKEYLLNRNRYFYVVKDLPPAMVSIFLMRRARDLAGLIFRLAIRAALFDRKGMGLQASRIRPHLHAIAKLPAMFRKRGRIRSKRVISDRDLAGWFVPSR; translated from the coding sequence ATGGATCCGCAAGCCCCGGGCGTTGCAGTCGTACTCCTCAGCTGGAACGGGATCGGACTCATCGCTCCCTGCCTCAGTTCTCTCCTGGAACAAACCTACCGCAACTACCGGGTGCTCTTCGTCGATAACGGTTCGACGGACGGATCGGCGGATTTTGTGAGATCGACGTTTCCCGGAGTTGAGGTGCTCGCGCTCACTCCCAACTGCGGGTTTGCGAGGGGGAGCAATCTCGGGATCGCCGAAGTCCTGAAGGACCCGTCGGTGCAGTATGTCCTCCTGCTCAGTATCGACACGCGCGTTGACGCACATTTCATTGCGGAACTGGTGGACGCCGCCGGGTCCGATGAACGGATCGGTTCGTGCCAGGCGAAGACTCTCCTCATGGATACCCCAACGATCATTGACGCCGTCGGGATTACCTTCGATAAGAACGGGGATCCAATCCAGCTCGGCTGGCAGGAACCGGATAACGGGGCCTACGACCGGAAGATGGAAGTATTCGGGGCAAATGCCGGTGCGACGCTCTACCGTGCCTCGATGCTCAGGGAGATTGAATTGTTCGACGAAGATTTCTTCATGTATTATGAGGATGTCGACCTGGTCCTGCGGGCGCGGCTCGCCGGTTGGAAATGTTTCTTCGCCCCGAAGGCGATCGTCTATCACAAGCACTCCCACGCCTACGGCAACACCTCGCCGTTCAAGGAATACCTGTTGAACAGGAACCGTTATTTCTATGTCGTCAAGGATTTGCCCCCCGCGATGGTCTCGATCTTCCTGATGAGGAGAGCCAGAGACCTTGCCGGATTGATCTTCAGGCTCGCGATCCGGGCGGCGCTCTTCGACAGAAAGGGAATGGGGTTGCAGGCTTCACGCATCAGGCCCCACCTCCACGCGATCGCAAAGTTGCCGGCGATGTTCAGGAAGAGGGGGCGGATCAGGTCAAAACGGGTGATTTCAGATCGAGACCTCGCTGGCTGGTTTGTCCCCTCACGATGA
- a CDS encoding DegT/DnrJ/EryC1/StrS family aminotransferase, translated as MSKEDFLYVPYGQTVHGEEEIAAVVRVLRSSTQMGPNVREFEKRIAALFEKKYGLMVNSGSSANYLALEVLGLPPGAEVITPALTFSTTVAPQVKNGLVPSFVDVGEGTYNIDSALIEEMVTPTTRAVMIPSLIGNMPDWDAIRGIADKHSLLVIEDSADTLGGTLRARSTGCRSDASTTSFYGSHVINCAGNGGMLCLNNDEFATRAKLLRSWGRSSSLFVESEKIENRFNVNLEGIPYDAKFVFSAIGYNFEPSEIGAAFGLVQLDHLEQNIDIRNRNFAAHLKFFGKYEEYLILPKQQPESRTGWLAFPLTIRNGAPFTRREFQIFFEERNIQTRTVFTGNILRQPGFAGINCRKNKAGYPNADQVMRGGVLLGCHHGLKQNQLDHIHETFRQFLQTRGLSV; from the coding sequence ATGAGTAAAGAAGATTTCCTTTACGTCCCATACGGCCAGACAGTCCACGGGGAGGAAGAAATCGCGGCCGTCGTGCGCGTGCTTCGTTCGTCCACACAAATGGGGCCGAATGTGAGGGAGTTCGAGAAGCGGATCGCCGCCCTGTTTGAAAAAAAATACGGGCTGATGGTGAACTCGGGATCGTCCGCAAACTACCTTGCCCTCGAAGTGCTCGGATTGCCCCCCGGGGCGGAGGTGATAACGCCCGCGCTGACATTCTCCACAACGGTCGCGCCCCAGGTGAAGAACGGGCTCGTTCCGAGCTTTGTCGACGTGGGGGAGGGAACCTACAATATCGACTCAGCCCTGATCGAGGAAATGGTCACGCCCACAACCCGGGCGGTGATGATCCCCTCGCTGATCGGAAACATGCCGGATTGGGACGCGATCCGCGGCATAGCGGACAAACATTCGCTTCTTGTGATCGAAGATTCCGCGGACACGCTCGGAGGCACGCTTCGAGCCAGGAGCACCGGTTGCCGGAGCGACGCAAGCACCACAAGTTTTTACGGATCGCACGTCATCAACTGCGCGGGGAACGGCGGGATGCTTTGCCTCAACAACGACGAATTTGCCACGCGGGCGAAACTCCTCCGGAGCTGGGGCCGGAGCTCGTCCCTCTTTGTCGAGTCGGAGAAGATCGAAAACCGGTTCAATGTGAACCTGGAGGGAATCCCGTACGACGCCAAGTTCGTCTTCTCGGCGATCGGATATAATTTCGAGCCCTCGGAAATCGGCGCCGCGTTTGGTCTGGTGCAGCTCGACCACCTCGAGCAGAATATCGACATCCGGAACAGGAATTTTGCAGCCCATCTGAAATTCTTCGGGAAGTATGAAGAATACCTGATTCTTCCGAAGCAGCAACCGGAATCCCGGACCGGATGGCTCGCGTTCCCGCTCACGATCCGGAACGGAGCCCCGTTTACGCGCCGCGAATTTCAGATCTTCTTCGAGGAGCGGAATATCCAGACGCGAACCGTCTTCACGGGCAACATCCTCCGGCAACCCGGATTCGCGGGAATCAATTGCCGGAAGAACAAGGCCGGGTATCCCAACGCCGACCAGGTCATGCGGGGGGGTGTCTTGCTCGGGTGTCACCACGGACTCAAACAGAACCAACTCGATCATATCCATGAGACCTTCCGCCAGTTTCTTCAGACAAGAGGCCTGAGCGTATGA
- the rfbF gene encoding glucose-1-phosphate cytidylyltransferase: MKVVILAGGYGNRLSEETQTKPKPMVEIGGKPILWHIMKIYSHFGYNEFIICLGYKGFMIKEYFSNYFLHQSDVTIDLAKNDVKIHSSVSEPWKVTLVDTGEATMTGGRILRIKPFVGCERFMMTYGDGVADIDIRALAELHAKKKTLATITAAQPGGRFGVLTIDSSQRVTHFHEKPAGDGSWVNAGFFVLEPAIFDYLHDDATIFERTPLEQVAKDHQLGAYRHDGFWMPMDKLSDKIHLESLWNTHSAPWKVWA; the protein is encoded by the coding sequence ATGAAAGTGGTCATCCTTGCGGGCGGGTACGGGAATCGTTTGAGCGAAGAGACGCAGACAAAACCGAAACCGATGGTCGAGATCGGCGGGAAGCCGATCCTCTGGCATATCATGAAGATCTACTCCCATTTCGGTTACAACGAATTCATCATCTGTCTCGGGTACAAGGGATTCATGATCAAGGAATATTTTTCCAATTATTTCCTGCACCAGTCCGACGTGACGATCGATCTTGCGAAGAACGACGTAAAGATTCACAGCAGTGTCTCCGAGCCGTGGAAAGTCACGCTGGTCGATACCGGCGAGGCGACGATGACGGGCGGGCGCATTCTCCGCATCAAGCCGTTTGTGGGCTGCGAGCGGTTCATGATGACTTATGGCGACGGGGTGGCGGACATCGACATCCGCGCCCTGGCGGAGCTTCATGCGAAAAAGAAGACGCTCGCAACGATCACCGCCGCGCAACCGGGCGGCCGCTTCGGCGTGCTGACGATCGATTCCTCCCAGCGCGTGACGCATTTTCACGAAAAACCGGCCGGAGACGGCTCGTGGGTGAATGCCGGGTTTTTTGTGCTCGAGCCGGCGATCTTCGACTATCTTCACGACGATGCGACGATCTTCGAGAGGACCCCCCTCGAGCAGGTCGCAAAGGATCACCAACTCGGGGCCTACCGCCATGACGGATTTTGGATGCCCATGGACAAATTGAGCGACAAGATTCATCTCGAAAGTCTTTGGAATACCCATAGCGCCCCCTGGAAGGTGTGGGCCTGA
- the rfbG gene encoding CDP-glucose 4,6-dehydratase encodes MGLTGVSPFGGVFAGKKVLVTGDTGFKGSWLALWLNELGAEVYGFSLPPRSASDNYVTSALDKKVRHTDGDIRNREALTRSIHKIQPDVIFHLAAQSLVLDSYREPQGTFETNVMGTVNLFEAARTAGSVRALVNVTSDKCYQNNNWIWGYRENDPMGGSDPYSASKGCAELVANAYQKSFFEQHPCNLASARAGNVIGGGDWAPNRIVADFFRAVKEQKALRLRNPDSVRPWQFVLEPLSGYLMLCSKLLTGGKKFCGGWNFGPAEVSQHTVLELVEEMIRLSGKGSYSIEREGKEAPEAHLLNLDVSKAVNFLRWSPVLSFSEAVERTVEGYQAGFKTASTYDSRVAQINDYVRKAAGSKVEWAGT; translated from the coding sequence GTGGGCCTGACCGGCGTGAGTCCCTTCGGAGGCGTATTTGCCGGCAAGAAAGTTCTTGTCACGGGAGACACGGGTTTTAAGGGATCCTGGCTCGCCCTCTGGTTAAACGAATTGGGCGCCGAGGTCTACGGTTTTTCCCTTCCCCCCAGGTCGGCTTCCGATAACTATGTCACTTCCGCTCTCGACAAGAAGGTGCGCCACACCGACGGCGACATACGAAACCGCGAGGCGCTTACGCGATCCATCCACAAGATTCAGCCGGATGTCATCTTCCATCTCGCCGCCCAGTCTCTCGTGCTGGATTCCTACCGGGAGCCGCAGGGGACGTTCGAAACCAATGTGATGGGCACGGTAAATCTTTTCGAAGCGGCGAGGACCGCGGGGAGCGTGCGGGCACTTGTGAACGTGACCAGCGACAAGTGTTACCAGAACAACAACTGGATCTGGGGTTACAGGGAAAACGATCCGATGGGCGGGAGCGACCCGTATAGCGCGTCGAAGGGTTGCGCGGAGCTGGTCGCCAACGCGTATCAGAAGTCTTTTTTCGAACAACATCCGTGCAATCTCGCATCGGCTCGCGCAGGGAACGTGATCGGCGGGGGTGATTGGGCGCCCAACCGGATCGTTGCCGACTTTTTCAGGGCCGTCAAGGAACAGAAAGCACTCCGGTTGCGAAATCCGGACTCCGTGCGCCCCTGGCAATTCGTGCTCGAACCGTTGAGCGGCTACCTGATGCTCTGCTCGAAATTGTTGACCGGGGGAAAGAAGTTCTGCGGCGGCTGGAATTTCGGACCGGCCGAGGTGTCCCAGCATACCGTGCTGGAACTGGTGGAAGAGATGATCAGGCTCTCCGGGAAGGGGTCGTACTCCATTGAACGGGAGGGTAAGGAGGCCCCCGAAGCCCATTTATTGAATCTGGACGTATCGAAGGCGGTAAATTTTCTCCGATGGTCTCCCGTGCTCAGCTTTTCCGAAGCCGTGGAGCGTACAGTGGAGGGATATCAGGCCGGGTTCAAGACAGCAAGCACCTATGACTCTCGTGTCGCCCAGATCAATGACTACGTGAGGAAGGCGGCGGGAAGCAAGGTAGAATGGGCAGGAACTTGA
- a CDS encoding dTDP-4-dehydrorhamnose 3,5-epimerase family protein: MQLQETKTPGCYEIIPAVAGDARGVFVKTFREDVFAKHKLESHFVEEYYSISHRRVLRGLHFQIPPKACEKMVYCVSGSVLDVILDLRLGSPAYGTCEAFTLDSTKANILHIPAGVAHGFYVQSEHATLIYKTTALYSPAHDTGIRWDSVSFSWPDPDPIVSDRDKGFPLLKNFKSPFVYRGSERE; the protein is encoded by the coding sequence GTGCAACTACAAGAGACAAAAACTCCCGGTTGTTACGAGATCATTCCGGCTGTGGCCGGAGACGCGCGGGGTGTGTTTGTCAAGACCTTCCGGGAGGACGTCTTTGCGAAGCACAAGCTTGAATCGCATTTTGTCGAGGAATACTACTCTATTTCCCACAGAAGGGTCCTCCGGGGATTGCATTTTCAAATTCCGCCGAAGGCGTGCGAGAAGATGGTCTACTGCGTTTCCGGCAGCGTCCTGGACGTCATCCTGGACCTGAGACTCGGCAGCCCGGCCTATGGGACCTGCGAAGCATTTACACTCGATTCCACGAAGGCAAATATTCTGCACATTCCTGCGGGCGTGGCGCACGGGTTCTACGTCCAGAGCGAGCATGCCACACTCATCTATAAAACCACCGCGTTGTACTCTCCGGCACACGACACCGGCATCCGGTGGGATTCGGTCTCGTTCTCCTGGCCGGATCCCGACCCGATCGTGTCCGACCGGGACAAAGGCTTCCCGCTGCTGAAGAATTTCAAGAGTCCGTTTGTGTATCGCGGATCCGAACGTGAGTAA
- a CDS encoding NAD(P)-dependent oxidoreductase, with translation MSKRVALLTGATGFVGSNLTRFLVREGWRVHVLLRSELPEFSSLSEVFGKLHPHYYDGSTGSVLQCFEEAEPDIVFHLSSLYLAQHKPQDIIPLIQSNILLGAQVLEGMAGSRTRLLVNAGTSWQHYNDEEYNPVCLYAATKEAFEAILTYYVEAHGVRAITLKLFDTFGPNDRRKKLFHLLRNAAAGGEQLAMSPGKQLLDLVYIDDVVQAFAVAGKRLRDGKVKGSESYALSSGNPVTLKSIAGLYGRIAKKKLNILWGGRPYRDREVMVPWTKGKKLPDWSPTVTLEEGIRKLVSLDQQ, from the coding sequence GTGAGTAAGCGGGTGGCTCTGCTGACGGGAGCGACGGGCTTCGTCGGGTCGAACCTCACGAGGTTCCTCGTGCGGGAGGGATGGAGGGTGCATGTCCTTCTCCGGTCGGAACTTCCCGAGTTTTCTTCCCTCTCGGAGGTATTCGGGAAACTGCATCCTCACTATTACGACGGCTCGACCGGGAGCGTCCTGCAGTGCTTCGAGGAGGCCGAGCCGGATATCGTCTTCCATCTCTCGTCGCTCTATCTCGCGCAACACAAGCCTCAGGATATTATTCCATTGATCCAGAGCAATATTCTTCTCGGCGCGCAGGTCCTGGAGGGAATGGCGGGCAGCCGGACACGGCTCCTGGTGAATGCGGGGACATCATGGCAGCATTATAACGATGAAGAGTACAATCCTGTCTGTTTGTATGCCGCCACGAAAGAGGCGTTTGAGGCGATTCTGACCTACTACGTGGAAGCGCACGGCGTGAGGGCGATTACGTTGAAGCTGTTCGACACATTCGGTCCGAACGACAGGAGAAAAAAACTCTTTCACCTTCTGCGGAACGCGGCAGCCGGAGGGGAACAGCTTGCGATGTCTCCCGGCAAACAACTGCTCGATCTGGTCTATATCGATGATGTCGTGCAGGCATTTGCCGTCGCGGGGAAGCGATTACGGGATGGAAAAGTGAAAGGATCGGAATCGTATGCGCTTTCATCGGGCAACCCGGTAACGTTGAAGTCCATCGCCGGACTCTATGGCAGGATCGCGAAAAAGAAATTAAACATCCTGTGGGGGGGCAGACCCTACCGTGACCGCGAGGTGATGGTCCCATGGACGAAGGGGAAGAAACTTCCGGATTGGAGTCCCACGGTGACGTTGGAGGAGGGGATCAGGAAACTTGTGAGTCTGGATCAACAGTGA